One Brassica napus cultivar Da-Ae chromosome C4, Da-Ae, whole genome shotgun sequence genomic region harbors:
- the LOC106350369 gene encoding uncharacterized protein LOC106350369 — MSKIANLDFSALKSNGDNYLEWALDAKIMLRSKDLGDTVTEDNNSSDKDKYIAIYMIRHHLQENLKTQYMTMENPYDLWIALQRRYDHQKTVLLPKAQYDWKHIRFLDYKSVDEYNSVLFRIVSLLRLCGEKVTEEEMLNKTLSTFPQTNMVLQQQYRERNFATYTELIECLLLAEANNELLLKNSDMRPPGTAPLPDISKLAIEPKKESNLVQHNDHPGPKRGRSQGRGRGSFKAHGRGRGRGTTSGFSRGRGRGRSVSFKPQIKADRCHRCGMGNHWAKNCRTPKHLCELYMESLKRNPEANMVRDPGYDDDDDDDLEDVQDHQLESDKVDHMEFETSDILK; from the coding sequence atGTCAAAGATTGCGAATCTTGATTTCAGTGCTTTGAAAAGCAATGGTGACAACTACCTGGAATGGGCGCTTGATGCAAAGATCATGTTGCGATCAAAAGATCTTGGTGACACAGTCACCGAAGACAACAATTCCAGTGACAAAGACAAGTATATAGCTATCTACATGATACGCCACCATCTCCAAGAGAACTTGAAAACTCAGTACATGACCATGGAAAATCCATATGACCTTTGGATCGCTTTACAGCGAAGATATgaccaccagaaaacggtgttgcttccaaaggctcaATATGATTGGAAACACATAAGGTTCTTGGACTACAAATCAGTAGACGAGTACAACTCAGTCCTGTTCAGAATTGTGTCCTTGTTAAGGTTATGTGGTGAAAAAGTAACCGAGGAAGAGATGCTTAATAAAACTCTCTCCACGTTTCCTCAAACCAACATGGTATTGCAACAGCAGTACAGAGAGAGGAATTTCGCCACATATACTGAGTTGATAGAATGTCTCTTGTTGGCTGAAGCTAACAACGAACTGTTATTGAAAAACAGTGACATGAGACCTCCTGGTACAGCTCCATTACCCGACATCTCTAAGCTGGCTATAGAGCCAAAGAAAGAGAGTAACCTTGTCCAACACAATGACCATCCCGGTCCAAAACGTGGAAGAAGTCAAGGACGAGGTCGTGGCTCTTTTAAAGCACACGGGCGAGGACGTGGTCGCGGTACCACATCCGGCTTTAGCCGTGGTCGTGGCCGAGGCCGTAGTGTGTCTTTTAAACCACAGATCAAAGCTGATCGATGCCACAGATGTGGTATGGGTAATCATTGGGCAAAGAATTGCCGAACTCCTAAGCATTTGTGTGAGCTTTACATGGAGAGCTTAAAAAGAAACCCGGAAGCTAACATGGTTCGAGACCCGggatatgatgatgatgatgatgatgacttggAAGACGTCCAAGATCACCAGCTCGAGTCAGACAAAGTTGATCACATGGAGTTTGAAACTTCAGACATACTGAAATAA